One Arcobacter arenosus DNA window includes the following coding sequences:
- the asnB gene encoding asparagine synthase (glutamine-hydrolyzing) → MCGILGTNFKSSFFLDSLKLLNHRGPDNLGLYEYENCQFGHTRLAIIDLESEANQPMVFDDIIIIFNGEIYNYKEIIKEEKLLCITKSDTEVLIRLYQKYGENFLNKINGMFSFSIYDIKKGRYFCARDRFGKKPFYYYLKNDKFIYASEIKSILKLLDSTPNLNQKALSQYLSFLTPIEDNTFYEDIKKLPAGHFLIFDETSFKIKKYYDIDNIKNVKRNEETVLNDIEDILINSVNQRLVSDVEVATLLSGGIDSSLTSALYSKFSKNKINTFCIGYDEHKHYSEIDYAKVVSKHINSNHHELIINRKDYIETIDKMIDYTDEPFGDSAAIPTYLLSEFIHNQGIKVALSGEGSDESFLGYDNYFTMLNYYQSKGSKELFTFTKEWEYNNRAFEKRHIYQTYGETFSENQKQRVLKEYKIKNHVENYMKCTYPPYKWLTYIDFKIWIAEVLMTKLDRMSMANSLELRAPFLDYHLVEYMLSVGENLKKGNTNKYLLKQVALKYLPNEIVHRRKKGFSSPFIEWLYEEYKEDILHTILEVNKKLNIFNEDFIRFLFNESKEKRFKQHIWNLFIFAKWFKKVY, encoded by the coding sequence ATGTGTGGTATCTTAGGTACAAATTTTAAATCATCTTTTTTTCTTGATTCTTTAAAACTTTTAAATCATAGAGGTCCAGATAATTTAGGTTTATATGAATATGAGAATTGTCAATTTGGACATACTAGATTAGCTATTATTGATTTAGAAAGTGAAGCTAATCAACCTATGGTTTTTGATGATATTATTATCATTTTTAATGGAGAAATTTATAATTATAAAGAGATAATAAAAGAAGAAAAACTTTTGTGTATAACTAAAAGTGATACAGAAGTTTTAATAAGACTTTATCAAAAATATGGAGAAAACTTTTTAAATAAAATTAATGGAATGTTCTCTTTTTCTATTTATGACATAAAAAAAGGTAGATATTTTTGTGCTCGGGATAGATTTGGGAAAAAACCTTTTTATTATTATTTAAAAAATGATAAGTTTATTTATGCAAGTGAGATAAAGTCTATTTTAAAATTACTTGATTCAACTCCAAATTTAAATCAAAAAGCTTTATCACAATACCTATCATTTTTAACACCTATTGAAGATAATACTTTCTATGAAGATATAAAAAAATTACCAGCAGGGCATTTTTTAATTTTTGATGAAACTAGCTTTAAAATTAAAAAATATTATGATATTGATAATATTAAAAATGTTAAAAGAAATGAAGAGACAGTTTTAAATGATATAGAAGATATTTTAATAAATAGTGTTAATCAAAGGCTAGTTTCAGATGTTGAAGTTGCAACTTTACTTTCAGGTGGAATTGATTCATCTTTAACTTCTGCTCTATATTCAAAGTTTTCAAAAAATAAGATAAATACCTTTTGTATAGGTTATGATGAACATAAACACTATAGTGAAATAGATTATGCAAAAGTCGTATCAAAGCATATTAATTCAAATCATCATGAGTTGATTATTAATAGAAAAGATTATATAGAAACCATTGATAAGATGATTGACTATACTGATGAACCTTTTGGTGATTCAGCGGCTATTCCAACATATCTTTTAAGTGAGTTTATTCATAACCAAGGTATTAAAGTTGCTCTTTCTGGAGAGGGAAGTGATGAGAGCTTTTTAGGTTATGATAATTATTTTACAATGTTGAATTATTATCAAAGTAAAGGTTCAAAAGAGCTGTTTACTTTTACTAAAGAGTGGGAATATAATAACAGAGCTTTTGAAAAAAGACATATTTATCAAACTTATGGAGAAACTTTTAGTGAGAATCAGAAACAAAGAGTTCTTAAAGAATATAAAATTAAAAACCATGTAGAAAATTATATGAAATGTACTTATCCTCCATATAAGTGGCTTACATATATAGATTTTAAGATATGGATTGCAGAAGTATTAATGACAAAATTAGATAGAATGTCAATGGCAAATTCTTTAGAATTAAGAGCACCTTTTTTAGATTACCATCTAGTTGAGTATATGTTAAGTGTAGGTGAAAACCTAAAGAAAGGAAATACAAATAAATATCTTTTAAAGCAAGTAGCATTAAAATATTTACCTAATGAAATAGTACACAGAAGAAAAAAAGGTTTTTCTTCTCCTTTTATTGAGTGGTTATATGAAGAGTATAAAGAAGATATTCTTCACACTATTTTAGAAGTAAATAAAAAATTAAATATTTTTAATGAAGATTTTATAAGATTTTTATTTAATGAATCCAAAGAAAAGAGATTTAAACAGCATATTTGGAATCTTTTTATATTTGCTAAATGGTTTAAAAAGGTGTATTAA
- a CDS encoding motility associated factor glycosyltransferase family protein, with product MDLEKNYQNNMTFLKEGWPEVYNSIIKADIKDYELNITQLGEYNIAIKGKNIYPGKVDLAIQAQVNAFLDNPPMFFKKPTWNKDSDKDYYHDKLIKGIELKSEYLKENKGFENYHQNLEGYFPFLLMMGIGSGAHIQKLIQQSNGIKEIIIVDESYEMLKVSFHLLDWRPIFMYFKQKNHGLHFCIGSNSQEISRIVLNTIYKNFSYQFYLIPFYTHYKSKFFDEFKEKFIEKIDIAFTGQGFYDDEIISLEHTIKNLNDDLPVYRYSNKLPKNSTAFIVASGPSIDKDIEYIKKHKDNVVLISCGTALRVLYKNGISPDFHMEIERPTFMASIIENYGTKEYLKNIDMIGLNVIDPKVYSMFKSAKIYFRDNDAGSSIVPEDIPKLNHCNPTIVNGALSFLSDIGFQNIFMFGTDMGFKDPESHHSKDTIYYNTKEHKVNTLDLLKEKFPGNFDKEEKFMTTNIFNWCKQRAENCILDYKVKRKIKINYFNCSDGLYIDGTTPFKAESIKLDNKINKVDILKGIENNFDFDFEKLHKEIDSIYKSEKEMLISNIKEIKEIVTQKEIETFKELFDLISTTYEIANNPNYENKSYLTRSLLKGTMYHFYTALYTHALATSDKNKAMNFVNSSLLKLLEFFEEVENRVKDINLK from the coding sequence ATGGATTTAGAAAAAAACTATCAAAATAATATGACTTTTTTAAAAGAAGGTTGGCCAGAGGTTTATAATAGTATTATTAAAGCAGATATAAAAGATTATGAACTAAATATTACTCAATTAGGTGAATATAATATAGCTATAAAGGGTAAAAATATTTATCCTGGGAAAGTTGATTTAGCTATACAAGCTCAAGTAAATGCTTTTTTAGATAATCCTCCAATGTTTTTTAAAAAACCTACTTGGAATAAAGATAGTGACAAAGATTATTACCATGATAAATTAATTAAAGGCATTGAACTAAAATCGGAGTATTTAAAAGAAAATAAAGGCTTCGAGAACTATCATCAAAACTTAGAAGGATATTTTCCTTTTTTATTGATGATGGGGATTGGTTCAGGGGCTCATATTCAAAAGTTAATTCAACAATCAAATGGTATTAAAGAAATTATTATTGTAGATGAAAGTTATGAAATGTTAAAAGTTAGTTTTCATCTTTTAGATTGGAGACCTATTTTTATGTATTTTAAACAAAAAAATCATGGTCTTCATTTTTGTATTGGTAGTAATAGTCAAGAAATATCAAGAATTGTACTTAATACTATTTATAAAAACTTTTCTTATCAGTTTTATTTAATCCCTTTTTATACCCATTATAAATCTAAGTTTTTTGATGAATTTAAAGAAAAATTTATAGAAAAAATTGATATAGCTTTCACTGGTCAAGGTTTTTATGATGATGAAATAATAAGTTTAGAACATACTATTAAAAATCTAAATGATGATTTACCTGTTTATAGATATAGTAATAAATTACCTAAAAATTCTACAGCTTTCATAGTTGCCTCAGGTCCATCAATTGATAAAGATATAGAATATATTAAAAAGCATAAAGATAATGTTGTATTAATATCTTGTGGTACTGCATTAAGAGTTTTATATAAAAATGGTATTTCTCCTGATTTTCATATGGAAATTGAAAGACCAACTTTTATGGCTTCTATCATTGAAAATTATGGAACTAAAGAGTACTTGAAAAACATTGATATGATTGGTTTAAATGTTATTGATCCTAAAGTATATAGTATGTTTAAAAGTGCAAAAATTTATTTTAGAGATAATGATGCAGGGTCTTCTATTGTCCCAGAAGATATACCTAAGTTAAATCATTGTAATCCAACTATTGTTAATGGGGCATTATCTTTTTTATCTGATATAGGATTTCAAAATATATTTATGTTTGGTACAGATATGGGATTTAAAGATCCTGAAAGTCATCATTCAAAAGATACAATCTATTATAATACTAAAGAGCATAAAGTAAATACATTAGATTTATTAAAAGAAAAATTTCCTGGTAATTTTGATAAAGAAGAAAAGTTTATGACAACTAATATATTTAATTGGTGTAAACAAAGAGCTGAGAATTGTATTCTTGATTATAAAGTTAAAAGAAAAATTAAAATTAATTATTTTAATTGTAGTGATGGTTTATATATTGATGGAACAACACCATTTAAAGCGGAAAGTATAAAGCTAGATAACAAAATTAACAAAGTTGATATTTTAAAAGGAATAGAAAACAATTTTGATTTTGATTTTGAAAAACTTCATAAAGAAATAGATTCAATATATAAATCAGAAAAAGAAATGTTGATTTCTAATATTAAAGAAATTAAAGAGATAGTTACACAAAAAGAGATTGAAACATTTAAAGAACTTTTTGATTTAATCTCAACTACATATGAAATAGCAAATAATCCTAATTATGAAAACAAAAGTTATTTAACAAGGTCTTTATTAAAAGGGACTATGTATCACTTTTATACAGCTTTATATACCCATGCACTTGCTACATCAGATAAAAATAAAGCAATGAATTTTGTAAATAGTTCTTTATTAAAATTATTAGAATTTTTTGAAGAAGTAGAAAATAGAGTTAAAGATATTAATTTAAAGTAG
- a CDS encoding DUF354 domain-containing protein — MRTKQKAEGIIWFDLVTPKSVLFFEPIIKEIQKHKNTLITTRGGEGYKETVELLKLYNLEFENIGNFGGNCLISKYKTSLDRQFKIIDYLAHHNIEKLVCLSSVDACRAAFGLGIPIYNFYDIPLSDFNENFKKALPQARLTIPLAAKMFKPFVVPDQVIKRFGLDDEQIFQYDFIDPLIWLKKFNYNKEYVYRILKNYPMDYSKKTIVIREEEYKSSYVNKKYPFLYESLEQIQQKLNVNIIIIPRYESSYLKDEFPFAIVLEEKVKIQHLLKFADLFIGGGGTINTEACFLGTPTISTRSFICHYDKYQIDNNMMVWVKNKDELIAKSKELIGQEINVSILNQMDISIKNIIKEILE, encoded by the coding sequence ATGAGAACGAAACAAAAGGCAGAAGGGATTATATGGTTTGATCTCGTCACACCAAAGTCTGTGCTTTTTTTTGAGCCAATAATAAAAGAGATACAAAAACATAAAAATACACTTATTACCACAAGAGGTGGTGAAGGATACAAAGAGACTGTAGAGTTATTAAAACTTTATAATCTGGAATTTGAAAATATTGGAAATTTTGGTGGAAATTGTCTTATATCAAAGTATAAAACATCACTTGATAGACAGTTTAAAATTATTGATTATCTAGCACATCATAATATTGAGAAATTGGTTTGTCTATCTTCCGTAGATGCTTGCCGAGCAGCTTTTGGTTTGGGAATACCTATATATAACTTTTATGATATACCTTTATCTGATTTCAATGAAAATTTTAAAAAGGCTCTTCCTCAAGCTAGACTTACAATACCTTTAGCTGCTAAAATGTTTAAGCCTTTTGTTGTGCCAGATCAAGTTATAAAAAGATTTGGTCTTGATGATGAGCAGATTTTTCAATACGATTTTATAGACCCTCTTATCTGGTTAAAAAAGTTTAATTACAATAAAGAGTATGTTTATAGAATATTAAAAAACTATCCTATGGATTACTCAAAAAAAACAATTGTTATAAGAGAGGAAGAATATAAGTCAAGCTATGTAAATAAAAAGTATCCTTTTTTATATGAATCACTAGAGCAAATACAACAAAAATTAAATGTTAATATCATAATCATACCACGATATGAAAGTAGTTATTTAAAAGATGAATTTCCCTTTGCTATTGTACTTGAAGAAAAAGTAAAAATACAACACTTATTAAAATTTGCAGATTTATTTATAGGTGGCGGAGGTACAATTAATACTGAAGCATGTTTTTTAGGTACGCCAACTATTTCAACTAGAAGCTTTATTTGTCACTATGACAAATATCAAATTGATAATAATATGATGGTATGGGTAAAAAATAAAGATGAATTAATTGCTAAGTCAAAAGAACTGATAGGTCAAGAGATAAATGTGAGTATTTTAAATCAAATGGATATAAGTATTAAAAATATCATTAAAGAGATATTAGAATAA
- a CDS encoding flagellin produces MRINTNVSSLSAQEANKNTNNNIAKSLEKLSTGLKINKAADDASGLAIADKLRTQGNSIGQGISNANSAVALIQIADKAMAEQSNILDTIKTKLIQASTSTTSEDGREAIRKDIQKLLEQFDNISGQTNYNGLNLLNEKDKEFVFQVGEDSSFDIGLKTEFAVNTSGLGSAGNEGTTTSTIKTTGGAAGNVTLEGEVSNASITVSSTAGDVSISAASAASASSTSEMSVNVSANDVSKIGLSNTTTTSSIVLSTDDVELAKFLDKEADKSTSDGLTKISSGVYEFKSTADATESTITFENNALVDISSLKVSNLSSLTTGGDIFNVYTNEAVTIEKLGGGEDISINNSGNDVMDVKINGDTSEGIAYTAGTYAMLTEGTIAVRDNSTSATLDVVAINSVEATTTSEVAINSFTAASDANVKSISLRNTGAEASVIISTTDGTTAQALRDAGLNENADGTFTWATSGVDDTNTLDFGTDGIDIGNISFSDVDKNTTSNDVIFIETSGTVTISNDKAEGTDADYGHISVSLTTSETAAAFETAGVGFGEVSSGMAFKNLEGLMALGEGDLTSETANNFMSVVDDALTQLNSVRSDFGATQNQLDSAIRNMQTVQTNIKAAESVIRDVDYAAESANFNKQNIIAQAGSYAMSQANAVQQNVLRLLQ; encoded by the coding sequence ATGAGAATTAATACAAATGTGTCTTCTTTAAGCGCACAAGAAGCAAACAAAAACACGAATAACAACATTGCTAAATCTTTAGAGAAACTATCTACAGGTTTAAAAATCAACAAAGCTGCAGATGATGCATCTGGTTTAGCTATTGCTGATAAACTTAGAACTCAAGGTAACTCTATTGGTCAAGGTATCTCAAATGCTAACTCAGCAGTTGCATTAATCCAAATTGCTGATAAAGCTATGGCTGAGCAATCTAACATTTTAGATACAATCAAAACTAAACTTATTCAAGCATCTACTTCTACTACTTCTGAAGATGGTAGAGAAGCTATTAGAAAAGATATTCAAAAACTTTTAGAGCAATTTGACAATATCTCTGGTCAAACTAACTATAATGGTTTAAATCTTTTAAATGAAAAAGATAAAGAATTTGTTTTCCAAGTTGGAGAAGACTCATCTTTTGATATTGGTTTAAAAACTGAATTCGCTGTTAATACATCTGGTCTTGGTAGTGCAGGAAATGAAGGAACAACTACTTCTACTATCAAAACTACTGGTGGTGCTGCAGGAAATGTTACTTTAGAAGGTGAAGTATCTAATGCTTCAATTACTGTTAGTTCAACAGCTGGTGATGTATCTATAAGTGCTGCATCAGCAGCATCTGCTTCTTCAACATCAGAAATGTCAGTTAATGTTTCTGCAAATGATGTTTCTAAAATAGGTCTTAGTAATACTACAACTACAAGTTCAATAGTATTATCAACTGATGATGTTGAATTAGCTAAATTCTTAGATAAAGAAGCTGATAAATCAACTTCTGATGGATTAACAAAAATCTCAAGTGGTGTATATGAATTTAAATCTACTGCAGATGCTACAGAATCAACTATCACATTTGAAAATAATGCATTAGTTGATATTAGTAGTTTAAAAGTTAGTAATCTATCTTCATTAACTACTGGTGGAGATATATTCAACGTTTACACTAACGAAGCTGTTACTATTGAAAAACTTGGTGGAGGAGAAGATATCTCTATTAATAATAGTGGTAATGATGTTATGGATGTAAAAATCAATGGTGACACATCAGAAGGTATTGCTTATACAGCAGGAACTTATGCAATGCTTACAGAAGGTACAATTGCAGTTAGAGACAATTCTACTTCAGCAACACTTGATGTTGTAGCTATTAACTCTGTTGAAGCAACTACTACTTCAGAAGTAGCTATTAACTCATTTACTGCTGCATCTGATGCAAATGTAAAATCTATTTCATTAAGAAATACTGGTGCTGAAGCAAGTGTTATTATATCTACTACAGATGGTACTACAGCTCAAGCTTTAAGAGATGCTGGTCTTAATGAAAATGCAGATGGTACATTTACTTGGGCTACATCAGGGGTTGATGATACTAATACATTAGATTTTGGAACAGATGGAATTGATATTGGAAACATTAGTTTCTCAGATGTTGATAAAAACACTACTTCTAATGATGTTATCTTTATTGAAACATCAGGTACAGTTACAATCTCTAATGATAAAGCAGAAGGTACTGATGCTGATTACGGTCATATAAGTGTATCTTTAACTACTTCTGAAACAGCTGCTGCTTTTGAAACTGCTGGTGTTGGATTTGGAGAAGTTAGTTCAGGTATGGCATTTAAAAACCTTGAAGGTCTTATGGCTCTAGGGGAAGGTGATTTAACTTCTGAAACAGCAAATAACTTTATGTCTGTTGTTGATGATGCATTAACTCAACTTAACTCTGTTAGATCTGACTTTGGTGCTACTCAAAACCAATTAGACTCTGCTATTAGAAATATGCAAACAGTGCAAACTAATATTAAAGCAGCGGAATCTGTAATTAGAGATGTTGACTATGCTGCAGAATCAGCGAACTTCAATAAACAAAATATTATTGCTCAAGCTGGGTCTTATGCTATGTCTCAAGCTAATGCAGTACAACAAAACGTATTAAGACTACTTCAGTAG
- a CDS encoding DegT/DnrJ/EryC1/StrS family aminotransferase — MKIDFANLQYQYQLYKKEIDKAIQNVLDKSNYIMGEEINILEENLEEFTNAKYAIACSSGTDALLLALLALNIKEGDEVITTPFTFISTAETIALIGAKPVFVDIDDKTYNIDPNLIEEKITNRTKAIIPVALYGQPPKIDEIVNIAKKYNLKVVIDGAQSFGATHNGIKDSCLGDLSITSFFPAKPLGCYGDGGALFTNNKELAQKLKQLRVHGQNKRYHHKYIGIGGRLDTIQAAILNVKLKYFNDELLLREEVAKKYLKKLSFKENIILPFVEHNCTSTWAQFSIRTENRDILQARLKEVGIPTSIHYPIPLHLQVCFNFLNYKKGDFPISEKISKEIISLPMNPYLTEDEIDYICEKI; from the coding sequence ATGAAAATAGATTTTGCTAACCTACAATATCAATATCAACTTTATAAGAAAGAGATAGATAAAGCTATTCAAAATGTTTTAGATAAATCTAATTACATAATGGGTGAAGAGATAAATATTTTAGAAGAAAATCTTGAAGAATTTACTAATGCAAAATATGCAATAGCATGCTCTTCCGGAACGGATGCTCTTCTTTTAGCTTTATTAGCTTTAAATATTAAAGAGGGTGATGAAGTTATAACTACACCTTTTACTTTTATTTCAACTGCTGAAACTATAGCTTTAATTGGTGCAAAACCAGTTTTTGTAGATATTGATGATAAAACTTATAATATAGACCCTAATTTAATAGAAGAAAAAATTACTAATAGAACTAAAGCTATAATTCCTGTAGCTTTATATGGACAACCACCTAAAATTGATGAAATAGTAAATATTGCAAAAAAATACAATCTAAAAGTTGTAATTGATGGAGCACAAAGTTTTGGTGCCACACATAATGGAATAAAAGACAGTTGTTTAGGAGACCTTTCAATCACATCTTTTTTTCCAGCTAAACCCTTAGGTTGTTATGGAGATGGGGGCGCACTTTTTACAAACAATAAAGAATTAGCACAAAAATTAAAGCAACTGAGAGTTCATGGACAAAATAAAAGGTATCATCATAAATATATTGGTATTGGTGGAAGATTAGATACTATACAAGCTGCAATCTTAAATGTTAAGTTAAAATATTTTAATGATGAGCTATTACTCAGGGAAGAAGTTGCTAAAAAATACTTAAAAAAACTTTCATTTAAAGAGAATATTATTCTTCCCTTTGTTGAACATAATTGTACTTCAACATGGGCTCAATTTTCCATTAGAACAGAAAATAGAGATATTTTACAAGCAAGATTAAAAGAAGTAGGAATTCCTACATCTATCCATTATCCAATACCACTTCATTTACAAGTGTGTTTCAATTTTTTAAATTATAAAAAGGGAGATTTTCCAATTAGTGAAAAAATTTCTAAAGAGATAATAAGTTTACCGATGAATCCTTATTTAACTGAGGATGAAATAGATTATATTTGTGAGAAAATATAA
- the pseI gene encoding pseudaminic acid synthase, producing the protein MCKIGDFDLNKDGIYIIAELSANHNGCIQNALDTIKAAKEIGANAIKLQTYTADTMTLKCKEDDFIVKGGTLWDGKSLYELYEWASTPWEWHKQLFDYARSLDIDIFSTPFDKTAVDFLEQFNPSAYKIASFEISDHELIKYVASKGKPIIISTGIATIDEIQDAVDICRSAGNNDIVLLKCTSAYPAPFEDANLVIIPNLAQTFNVISGFSDHTLGTTAPIVATTLGAKVIEKHFILDKSIGGPDAEFSLDKEEFAQMIKVVRDTEKLLGKVDYSMTSKKKKSRQFARSLYISKDIKKGEMLTSENIRSVRPGYGMHPKYLNDFLGKKVNKDLKKGTQVNWTILEGKD; encoded by the coding sequence GTGTGTAAAATAGGTGATTTTGATCTAAACAAAGATGGAATATATATAATTGCAGAATTAAGTGCTAATCATAATGGATGTATTCAAAACGCATTGGACACTATAAAAGCAGCAAAAGAAATAGGGGCAAATGCTATTAAGCTTCAAACATATACAGCGGATACTATGACATTAAAGTGTAAAGAAGATGACTTTATAGTAAAAGGTGGAACTCTTTGGGATGGAAAAAGTTTATATGAATTATATGAATGGGCTTCAACACCATGGGAATGGCATAAGCAATTATTTGATTATGCAAGAAGTTTAGATATTGATATATTTTCAACTCCTTTTGATAAAACGGCAGTGGATTTTTTAGAGCAATTTAATCCTAGTGCATACAAAATAGCATCATTTGAAATATCAGATCATGAACTTATCAAGTATGTAGCTTCGAAAGGCAAACCTATAATAATTAGTACAGGTATAGCTACTATTGATGAGATTCAAGATGCCGTAGATATTTGTAGAAGTGCAGGGAATAATGATATTGTACTTTTAAAATGTACAAGTGCATATCCAGCACCCTTTGAAGATGCAAACTTAGTTATAATACCAAATCTTGCCCAAACATTTAATGTTATATCAGGTTTCTCCGACCATACCTTAGGAACTACTGCCCCTATTGTTGCTACAACATTAGGAGCAAAAGTTATAGAAAAACATTTTATTTTGGATAAATCTATAGGAGGGCCTGATGCTGAATTTTCTTTAGATAAAGAAGAGTTTGCACAGATGATAAAAGTAGTTAGGGATACTGAAAAACTTCTTGGAAAAGTAGACTACAGTATGACCTCTAAAAAGAAAAAATCAAGACAATTTGCTCGAAGTCTTTATATATCTAAAGATATAAAAAAAGGTGAAATGCTTACTTCTGAAAATATTAGAAGTGTAAGACCTGGCTATGGGATGCATCCTAAATATTTGAATGATTTTTTAGGGAAAAAGGTAAATAAAGATTTAAAAAAAGGTACACAAGTTAATTGGACTATTCTTGAAGGGAAAGATTAA
- a CDS encoding radical SAM/SPASM domain-containing protein produces the protein MKYQIEDINYMVSLFCPGKCVNCNIWQYEKNEITNNEIEIEIFEKTIQSKYLEKTNYFDLTAGESQLSPKYVEVVRVISKYKKDAFLHTNISGWYPQKHYEVVKECLKYISSKNFRIDISLDGSKENYEKVRLVKNGYEKVIETVNLLKSLGIQIRLTMIVYKENYKDIPWLVEFAKELEIGYFIGYSRNAGLLRNRDKIYSYTNNELKEIESLLTKVNWLDERRKPNWLWAKSIYKNSVPFFNCFMGSRSLVIDPYGNVFPCNECLEFLKMGNLKDFNGDLDLLLESKKALDVLKKVEKKECQPCSMLCAHKIEFPWGKQVGMIGS, from the coding sequence ATGAAATATCAAATAGAAGATATAAATTATATGGTTTCATTATTTTGTCCAGGAAAGTGTGTTAATTGTAATATTTGGCAGTATGAAAAAAATGAAATCACAAATAATGAAATAGAGATTGAAATCTTTGAAAAAACTATTCAATCAAAATATTTAGAAAAAACAAATTATTTTGATTTAACTGCCGGAGAATCGCAACTTTCACCAAAATATGTTGAGGTAGTAAGAGTTATTTCAAAATATAAAAAAGATGCCTTTCTTCACACAAATATTAGTGGGTGGTATCCTCAAAAACATTATGAGGTTGTAAAAGAATGTTTAAAATATATCAGCTCTAAAAATTTTAGAATAGATATCTCTCTTGATGGTTCAAAAGAGAATTATGAAAAAGTACGATTAGTTAAAAATGGTTATGAAAAAGTAATAGAAACTGTTAATCTTTTGAAGAGTTTGGGAATACAAATCCGTTTAACAATGATTGTTTACAAGGAGAATTATAAAGATATTCCATGGTTAGTTGAATTTGCAAAAGAGTTAGAAATTGGTTATTTTATAGGATATTCTAGAAATGCAGGATTACTTCGAAATAGAGATAAAATATATAGTTATACAAATAATGAGTTAAAAGAGATAGAATCTTTACTTACTAAGGTGAATTGGTTAGATGAAAGACGAAAACCAAATTGGTTATGGGCAAAATCAATTTATAAAAATAGTGTACCTTTTTTTAATTGTTTTATGGGAAGTCGCTCTTTAGTTATTGACCCATATGGAAATGTTTTCCCTTGTAATGAGTGTTTAGAGTTTTTAAAAATGGGTAATCTAAAAGATTTTAATGGAGATTTAGATCTATTATTAGAATCTAAGAAAGCTTTAGATGTTTTGAAAAAAGTAGAAAAAAAAGAGTGTCAACCTTGTTCTATGTTATGTGCTCACAAAATTGAGTTTCCCTGGGGAAAACAAGTAGGAATGATAGGTTCATGA